A single region of the Neotabrizicola shimadae genome encodes:
- a CDS encoding ribonuclease HII: MSSRSPDFNHESRLMRRGILRVAGVDEVGRGPLAGPVVAAAVILDPARIPSGLADSKVLSAPRRERLHDEVRACALAVSVAEASVEEIDRLNILHASLLAMRRAVEALPEVGFALVDGNRVPPGLPCPGEAVVKGDALCLSIAAASIVAKVVRDRLMVDLAQQHPGYGWEANAGYPTKVHLDALLHLGVTPVHRRSFGPVHKILYQGL; encoded by the coding sequence ATGAGCAGTCGGTCCCCCGATTTCAATCACGAGTCCCGGCTGATGAGGCGCGGCATTCTGCGCGTCGCGGGGGTGGACGAGGTGGGGCGCGGCCCGCTTGCCGGCCCGGTGGTCGCCGCTGCCGTCATTCTTGACCCTGCGCGAATTCCGTCTGGCCTGGCGGATTCCAAGGTGCTCTCCGCGCCGAGGCGCGAGCGGTTGCACGACGAAGTCCGCGCCTGCGCCCTTGCCGTTTCAGTCGCCGAGGCATCGGTGGAGGAAATCGACCGGCTGAACATCCTTCACGCCAGCCTGCTGGCGATGCGGCGCGCGGTCGAGGCGCTGCCGGAGGTGGGTTTCGCCCTGGTGGATGGCAATCGTGTTCCGCCCGGCCTGCCCTGCCCGGGCGAGGCGGTGGTGAAGGGCGATGCGCTCTGCCTGTCGATTGCGGCGGCCTCAATCGTGGCCAAGGTCGTGCGCGACCGGCTCATGGTGGATTTGGCGCAACAGCACCCCGGCTATGGCTGGGAAGCGAATGCAGGCTACCCCACAAAGGTCCATCTGGATGCGCTTCTACATCTGGGTGTGACCCCTGTGCATAGGCGTTCGTTCGGCCCCGTCCACAAGATATTGTATCAAGGACTTTAA
- a CDS encoding site-specific DNA-methyltransferase, translating into MKRTGEAAHPPHQLPLNQILAGDCIEVMRSLPEASVDLIFADPPYNLQLRGELHRPDNSKVDAVDDHWDQFEGFAAYDRFTRDWLAAARRILKPNGAIWVIGSYHNIFRVGAALQDAGFWVLNDVVWRKANPMPNFRGKRLTNAHETLIWASKAEASRYTFNYEALKALNDGVQMRSDWVIPLCTGHERLKDEAGDKAHPTQKPEALLHRVLVATTNPGDVVLDPFFGTGTTGAVAKMLGRDFIGIEREEAYRRAAAERIARVRKFDTAGLAVTGSKRAEPRVPFGTVVERGMLRPGEVLMSANERHTARVRADGTLVAPDVSGSIHQVGAALEGAPSCNGWTYWHFKREGRMIPIDILRQQIRAEMDPH; encoded by the coding sequence ATGAAACGAACCGGCGAGGCGGCTCATCCGCCGCACCAGCTGCCGTTGAACCAGATCCTGGCGGGCGACTGCATCGAGGTGATGCGGTCCCTGCCCGAGGCATCTGTCGACCTGATCTTCGCCGACCCGCCCTACAATCTGCAGCTTCGGGGCGAGTTGCACCGGCCGGACAATTCCAAGGTCGATGCGGTGGACGACCACTGGGACCAGTTCGAGGGCTTTGCCGCCTATGACCGGTTCACCCGCGACTGGCTGGCGGCGGCGCGGCGGATCCTGAAGCCGAACGGCGCGATCTGGGTGATTGGCAGCTACCACAACATCTTCCGGGTGGGGGCCGCGCTGCAGGATGCGGGGTTCTGGGTTCTGAACGATGTGGTCTGGCGCAAGGCCAATCCGATGCCGAACTTCCGTGGCAAGCGGCTGACCAATGCGCATGAGACGCTGATCTGGGCCAGCAAGGCGGAAGCCTCGCGCTACACCTTCAACTACGAGGCGCTGAAGGCGCTGAACGACGGGGTGCAGATGCGGTCGGACTGGGTGATCCCGCTGTGCACCGGGCATGAGCGGCTGAAGGACGAGGCCGGCGACAAGGCGCATCCGACCCAGAAGCCCGAGGCGCTGCTGCACCGGGTGCTGGTGGCCACGACCAACCCCGGTGACGTGGTGCTGGACCCGTTCTTCGGGACGGGCACGACGGGGGCGGTGGCCAAGATGCTGGGCCGCGACTTCATCGGCATCGAGCGGGAGGAGGCCTATCGGCGGGCGGCGGCGGAGCGGATCGCCCGGGTGAGGAAGTTCGATACGGCGGGGCTGGCGGTCACGGGGTCGAAGCGGGCCGAGCCACGGGTGCCCTTTGGCACGGTGGTCGAGCGGGGGATGCTGAGGCCGGGCGAGGTGCTGATGTCGGCCAACGAGAGGCATACGGCGCGGGTCCGGGCGGACGGGACGCTGGTGGCGCCGGATGTCTCGGGCTCGATCCATCAGGTGGGGGCCGCGCTGGAGGGGGCGCCTTCGTGCAATGGCTGGACCTACTGGCACTTCAAGAGGGAGGGCCGGATGATCCCCATCGATATCCTGAGGCAGCAGATCCGGGCCGAGATGGACCCGCACTGA
- a CDS encoding TetR/AcrR family transcriptional regulator — MTVKSPGRPKDLEKREAILDAAVHLFAEKGIQGAPIEAIAAASGVSKVTVYAHFGDKAAILEAIVKRETDRLSHELTAEIGGEGNLEDRLVRFGMALVNMLGEPCHQALDRALSLEAHRNSDVARRFFDAGPGRVRQLLASLLTEAMARGEIAEGDAVQSAEDLMSLWLGFGAMQRRFIDCGKSTAMETESTVRRAVRLYLRGSLPATA; from the coding sequence ATGACCGTGAAATCGCCGGGCCGGCCGAAAGACCTGGAGAAGCGCGAGGCCATCCTCGACGCCGCCGTGCATCTCTTCGCCGAAAAGGGCATCCAGGGCGCCCCGATCGAGGCCATCGCCGCGGCCTCTGGCGTCTCGAAGGTCACGGTATATGCCCATTTCGGCGACAAGGCCGCCATCCTGGAAGCCATCGTCAAGCGCGAGACGGATCGGCTTTCCCACGAACTCACCGCCGAAATCGGGGGCGAAGGCAATCTCGAAGACCGGCTCGTCCGCTTCGGCATGGCCCTCGTGAACATGCTGGGCGAACCCTGTCATCAGGCGCTCGACCGCGCCCTCAGCCTTGAAGCCCATCGCAACAGCGACGTGGCCCGACGCTTCTTCGACGCCGGCCCCGGACGGGTGCGCCAGTTGCTCGCCTCGCTCCTGACCGAAGCGATGGCGCGCGGCGAAATCGCCGAAGGCGATGCGGTGCAGTCGGCCGAAGACCTGATGTCGCTCTGGCTCGGTTTCGGAGCGATGCAGCGCCGCTTCATCGACTGCGGCAAAAGCACCGCGATGGAAACCGAATCCACCGTGCGCCGCGCCGTGCGCCTCTACCTGCGCGGCAGCCTTCCGGCCACCGCCTGA
- a CDS encoding dimethylsulfonioproprionate lyase family protein, with protein MRLSQDPGWSALLAAFAQAWGASPDGGSAAIRAHLDDVTSRLAAAQGRDPACLPRPPEPLPVTAQLPAALHAGRTGPAAPVSRALAAVASRLTWEWGYTTLPEDLARSYGYCEILGPRGPVQDDGLILGFVLFAPGTFYPPHAHQGIFESYLSVAGHWAQNDGGVEQPGSLVFNPPGTRHFITTGHNGPCLLAYAWVGESAKLGNPGMVLD; from the coding sequence ATGCGCCTTTCGCAGGATCCCGGCTGGTCCGCCCTTCTGGCCGCCTTCGCGCAGGCCTGGGGCGCCAGCCCCGATGGCGGCAGCGCCGCCATCCGCGCCCATCTGGATGATGTGACCTCCCGGCTCGCCGCTGCGCAGGGGCGTGACCCCGCCTGCCTGCCCCGCCCGCCGGAACCCCTGCCGGTCACGGCGCAGCTTCCGGCGGCACTGCACGCCGGGCGCACCGGCCCCGCCGCGCCCGTCTCGCGGGCGCTGGCCGCCGTCGCCAGTCGCCTTACCTGGGAATGGGGCTACACCACCCTGCCCGAAGACCTCGCCCGCAGCTACGGCTACTGCGAAATCCTCGGCCCGCGCGGCCCGGTGCAGGACGACGGCCTGATCCTCGGCTTCGTCCTCTTCGCCCCCGGCACCTTCTACCCGCCCCATGCCCACCAGGGCATCTTCGAAAGCTATCTTTCGGTCGCAGGCCACTGGGCGCAGAACGATGGTGGCGTGGAACAGCCCGGCTCGCTGGTGTTCAACCCGCCTGGCACCCGGCATTTCATCACAACGGGCCACAACGGACCCTGCCTTCTGGCCTATGCCTGGGTCGGAGAATCGGCAAAGCTCGGCAATCCGGGCATGGTCCTCGACTGA
- the acuI gene encoding acrylyl-CoA reductase (NADPH), translating to MFDAILIEKAETGQTASLTAVDESRLPEGDVTVDVAWSTLNYKDALAITGASPVVREFPMIPGIDFAGTVSASDNPAFKPGDRVVLNGWGVGEKHWGGLGGKARVKGDWLIPLPQGLTARQAMAIGTAGYTAMLCVLALERHGVTPEKGEVVVTGASGGVGSVAVALLAKLGYSVAAVTGRATEADYLTSLGAASIVDRAELTAPGRPLARERWAGGIDAVGGMVLANVLAATRYRGTVAACGLAGGMDLPTTVAPFILRGVTLAGVESVMCPKPERLEAWSRLARDLDPAKLEAMAVEVPLADVIDTAPKFLKNEVRGRLIVPVNPALA from the coding sequence ATGTTCGACGCCATCCTCATCGAAAAGGCCGAAACCGGCCAGACCGCCAGCCTCACTGCCGTCGATGAAAGCCGCCTGCCCGAAGGCGATGTCACGGTAGACGTCGCCTGGTCCACGCTGAACTACAAGGACGCGCTTGCCATCACCGGCGCCTCGCCGGTGGTGCGCGAGTTTCCGATGATCCCCGGCATCGACTTCGCGGGCACCGTCTCGGCCAGCGACAACCCCGCCTTCAAGCCCGGCGACCGCGTGGTCCTGAATGGCTGGGGCGTGGGCGAGAAACACTGGGGCGGCCTTGGTGGCAAGGCGCGCGTCAAGGGCGACTGGCTCATCCCGCTCCCCCAGGGCCTCACCGCCCGGCAGGCCATGGCCATCGGCACCGCAGGCTACACCGCCATGCTCTGCGTCCTCGCGCTGGAACGCCACGGCGTCACGCCCGAGAAGGGTGAAGTCGTCGTTACCGGCGCCTCGGGCGGCGTGGGCAGCGTCGCCGTCGCGCTCCTGGCGAAACTCGGCTACAGCGTCGCCGCTGTCACCGGCCGCGCGACCGAGGCCGACTACCTCACCAGCCTCGGCGCCGCCAGCATCGTCGATCGCGCCGAACTCACCGCGCCGGGCCGCCCGCTCGCCCGCGAGCGCTGGGCCGGCGGCATCGACGCCGTGGGCGGCATGGTGCTGGCCAATGTGCTGGCCGCCACGCGCTACCGCGGCACCGTGGCCGCCTGCGGCCTGGCCGGCGGCATGGACCTGCCCACCACCGTCGCCCCCTTCATCCTGCGCGGCGTCACCCTGGCCGGGGTGGAAAGCGTGATGTGCCCCAAACCCGAACGCCTGGAAGCCTGGTCGCGCCTCGCCCGGGATCTCGACCCTGCCAAACTCGAAGCGATGGCCGTGGAAGTCCCGCTCGCCGACGTGATCGACACCGCGCCGAAGTTCCTGAAGAACGAGGTGCGCGGCCGGCTCATCGTCCCGGTCAACCCCGCCCTCGCCTGA
- a CDS encoding NADH:flavin oxidoreductase: MSSDPLLQPYQLKHLTLRNRIMTTSHEPAYTEDGMPKDRYRLYHLERAKAGVAMVMTAGSASVSRDSPPAFGNVLVWKDEVVPWMKRLADDCHEAGAAVMIQISHLGRRTRWDKGDWLPVVAPGPSREPAHRAFPKIIEDWDIARIIADYADAAERMQAAGLDGVEFECYGHLMDQFISQLTNGMPEGPWDASSLDNRLRFATQVLQACRDRVGPNFLLGLRYVADEDEPGGIPVDEGVELARRFRDAGLADFVNIIRGRIHTDAALTGVIPIQGMRSAPHLDLAGRIRAEVGLPTFHAARIPDVATARHAVAEGILDMVGMTRAHMADPHIVQKVIEGREHDIRPCVGATYCLDRIYQGGMALCIHNPATGREAEMPHSIPPAPVARKVVIIGTGPAGLEAARVAAERGHAVTVFEVADRPGGQVRLTALQKRRSEMIGIIDWRMAQCTARGVDFRFNTWAEAPDILALDPDVVIVATGGLPQKPPLTAGADLTVTAWDILSGDVKPGQDVLLYDDAGDHSALQAAQVLADAGARVEVMTPDRTFAPEVMGMNLVPYMRALQDKGTTFTVTWRLLSAARDGNRLTATIGTDYSSFTRQQSHDQIVVNHGTEPNAGLYFDLKPLSLNLGAVDYTALIEGKPQTLTGGPGRFRLYRIGDAVESRNTHAAIYDALRLMKDI; this comes from the coding sequence ATGTCGAGCGACCCCCTTCTGCAACCCTACCAACTGAAACACCTGACGCTGCGCAACCGGATCATGACCACGAGTCACGAACCGGCCTATACCGAAGACGGGATGCCGAAGGATCGCTACCGGCTATACCATCTGGAACGGGCAAAGGCCGGCGTGGCCATGGTGATGACGGCCGGCTCTGCCTCGGTCAGCCGCGATTCCCCGCCCGCCTTCGGTAATGTCCTCGTCTGGAAGGACGAGGTCGTGCCGTGGATGAAACGCCTCGCCGACGATTGTCACGAAGCCGGCGCGGCGGTGATGATCCAGATCTCGCACCTCGGCCGCCGCACCCGCTGGGACAAGGGCGACTGGTTGCCCGTGGTGGCCCCCGGCCCGTCGCGCGAACCGGCCCACCGCGCCTTCCCCAAGATCATCGAAGACTGGGACATCGCCCGCATCATCGCCGATTACGCCGATGCCGCCGAACGGATGCAGGCCGCCGGGCTCGATGGCGTGGAATTCGAATGTTACGGCCATCTGATGGACCAGTTCATCAGCCAGCTGACCAACGGTATGCCAGAAGGCCCCTGGGACGCCTCCAGCCTCGACAACCGCCTGCGCTTCGCCACCCAGGTCCTGCAAGCCTGCCGCGACCGGGTCGGCCCGAACTTCCTCCTGGGCCTCCGCTACGTCGCCGACGAAGACGAGCCGGGCGGCATCCCGGTGGACGAAGGTGTGGAACTGGCCCGCCGCTTCCGCGACGCGGGTCTGGCCGATTTCGTCAACATCATCCGCGGCCGCATCCACACCGATGCAGCGCTGACCGGCGTGATCCCCATCCAGGGCATGCGCTCGGCCCCCCATCTCGACCTCGCCGGCCGCATCCGGGCCGAAGTCGGCCTGCCCACCTTCCACGCCGCCCGCATCCCCGATGTTGCCACCGCCCGCCACGCCGTGGCCGAAGGCATCCTCGACATGGTCGGCATGACCCGCGCCCACATGGCCGACCCCCATATCGTGCAAAAGGTGATCGAGGGCCGAGAGCACGACATCCGCCCCTGCGTCGGCGCAACCTACTGCCTCGACCGCATCTACCAGGGCGGCATGGCGCTCTGCATCCACAACCCCGCCACCGGGCGCGAGGCCGAGATGCCCCACAGCATCCCCCCCGCGCCGGTCGCCCGCAAAGTCGTCATCATCGGCACCGGCCCCGCCGGCCTGGAAGCCGCCCGCGTCGCCGCCGAACGCGGCCACGCCGTCACCGTGTTCGAGGTCGCAGACCGGCCCGGCGGCCAGGTCCGCCTCACCGCCCTGCAAAAGCGCCGGTCCGAGATGATCGGCATCATCGACTGGCGCATGGCCCAATGCACCGCCCGCGGCGTGGACTTCCGCTTCAACACCTGGGCCGAGGCCCCCGACATCCTCGCCCTCGACCCCGACGTGGTCATCGTCGCCACCGGCGGCCTGCCGCAGAAACCCCCGCTCACCGCAGGCGCCGACCTCACCGTCACCGCCTGGGACATCCTCTCCGGCGACGTGAAGCCGGGGCAGGACGTGCTGCTCTACGACGACGCCGGCGACCACTCCGCCCTGCAGGCCGCCCAGGTCCTCGCCGATGCCGGCGCCAGGGTCGAGGTCATGACCCCCGACCGCACCTTCGCGCCCGAGGTGATGGGCATGAACCTCGTCCCCTACATGCGCGCATTGCAAGACAAGGGCACCACCTTCACCGTCACCTGGCGCCTGCTCTCTGCCGCCCGCGACGGCAACCGCCTCACCGCCACCATCGGCACCGATTACTCCAGCTTCACCCGCCAGCAGTCCCACGACCAGATCGTCGTCAACCACGGCACAGAACCCAACGCCGGCCTCTACTTCGACCTCAAGCCGCTGTCGCTCAACCTCGGCGCCGTGGACTACACCGCCCTCATCGAGGGCAAACCCCAGACCCTCACCGGCGGCCCGGGCCGCTTCCGGCTCTACCGCATCGGCGATGCCGTGGAATCCCGCAACACCCATGCCGCCATCTACGACGCGCTCCGCCTGATGAAAGACATCTGA
- a CDS encoding MarR family winged helix-turn-helix transcriptional regulator, with translation MTRQHPYILDDQVGYLLRRVQQRHLSLFSAAIPQVTTTQWAVLARLHEMGPLSQNHLGRETAMDAATVKGVVDRLIRLNLVSTAPDPDDRRRLTVSLTESGRVLFEGTWQMALTVSDATLKPLSPEERETLMALLLRLT, from the coding sequence GTGACCAGACAACACCCCTATATCCTCGACGATCAGGTCGGCTATCTCCTGCGTCGCGTGCAGCAGCGTCACCTTTCGCTGTTTTCCGCCGCGATTCCCCAGGTGACAACCACGCAATGGGCCGTGCTTGCCCGCCTGCATGAAATGGGCCCGCTGTCACAGAACCACCTCGGCCGCGAAACCGCGATGGACGCTGCCACCGTCAAAGGCGTGGTGGACCGTCTGATCCGCCTGAACCTGGTCTCCACCGCGCCCGACCCGGATGACCGCCGCCGCCTGACCGTCAGCCTCACCGAATCCGGCCGTGTCCTGTTCGAAGGCACCTGGCAAATGGCACTCACCGTCTCCGACGCGACGCTCAAGCCGCTGTCGCCGGAAGAACGCGAAACGCTGATGGCGCTGCTTCTCCGCCTGACCTGA
- a CDS encoding FAD binding domain-containing protein has product MSSAGYRRPETLDAALAALALGGRALAGGTDLYPAGFSGPVVDLSAVAEMQGIRVGPREIRIGAAASWTEVAAAALPAGARALQQAAGLVGGWQIQNAGTVGGNLCNASPAADGVPPLLAMAAQVEIAGPSGLRRLPLEAFLKGPRRVALDPGEVLVSVIVPAAGCSGVSRFLKLGARAHLVISIAMVAVRIVPREGRVAEACVAVGSCSPVAVRLTAVEQALEGLRLEEAASVAVDVSALAPLDDIRATAAYRREAAAELVRRAVVEVVACC; this is encoded by the coding sequence ATGAGCTCTGCGGGCTATCGGCGCCCCGAGACACTGGATGCGGCTTTGGCTGCGCTGGCCTTGGGCGGGCGCGCGCTGGCGGGCGGAACCGACCTTTATCCGGCGGGATTCTCCGGCCCGGTCGTCGATCTTTCGGCGGTGGCCGAGATGCAGGGCATCCGCGTCGGTCCGCGCGAGATCCGCATCGGCGCTGCGGCAAGCTGGACCGAGGTGGCGGCCGCGGCCCTGCCCGCGGGGGCGCGGGCCCTGCAGCAGGCGGCGGGGCTTGTGGGGGGCTGGCAGATCCAGAACGCCGGTACGGTGGGCGGCAATCTGTGCAACGCCTCGCCCGCCGCCGATGGTGTGCCGCCCCTGCTGGCCATGGCAGCGCAGGTCGAGATTGCCGGGCCTTCCGGACTGCGCCGGCTGCCGTTGGAGGCGTTCCTGAAGGGGCCGCGCCGGGTGGCGCTTGACCCCGGAGAGGTGCTGGTGTCGGTGATTGTCCCCGCGGCAGGATGTTCGGGTGTGTCGCGGTTCCTGAAGCTGGGAGCGCGGGCGCATCTTGTGATTTCCATCGCGATGGTGGCGGTGCGGATCGTTCCGCGCGAGGGGCGGGTGGCCGAGGCCTGCGTTGCCGTGGGTTCCTGTTCGCCGGTGGCTGTCCGGCTGACAGCGGTGGAGCAGGCGCTGGAGGGGCTGCGGCTGGAAGAGGCGGCTTCGGTCGCGGTGGACGTGTCGGCGCTGGCGCCGCTGGACGACATTCGGGCGACGGCGGCCTATCGGCGCGAGGCGGCAGCGGAACTGGTGCGCCGGGCCGTGGTGGAGGTGGTGGCGTGCTGCTGA
- a CDS encoding molybdopterin-dependent oxidoreductase, translating into MLLTVNGRSCEVSAAPVARLSEVLREDLGLKGTKVGCDAGDCGACTVLVDGAPVCACLTPVARVAGREVQTVEAETPDLARLRAAFLRHGAAQCGICSPGMLMTAAALLARNPAPTEAEASEALGGVLCRCTGYRKIIAAVCDVSGLAVPAAPEAAPVGQRVVRLDGAAKVAGDLFGADVVPEGALVVKALRSPHAHAGFVIGDWRGWAEGRGVAGVFTAADIPGRNAFGVIPPFADQPALAESPARFRGEAVALVAFEPGAAASLDGFPVDWAPLPALLDPVEAEAGATLHPGRPGNLLIEGRVRKGDAGTALAASAFVVEGAVETAFVEHAYIEPEAGAAWMEGDILCIRACTQAPVMDRDDTATVLGLAPERVRIVPSAVGGGFGSKLDVSLQPLIGLVTLKTGRPCRMVYSRGESMASTTKRHPARLRGRIGCDASGLVTGLEVEGVFNTGAYASWGPTVANRVPVHVTGPYFTPAVSARARAVHTHGPVAGAFRGFGVPQAAIWQETLYDRLADAAGIDRLEFRLRNALRDGQASATGQVMRAVGIEACLRALKPHWLRARTEAAGVPGRGVGVASCWYGCGNTALPNPSTIRIGVTGAGEVVLHQGATDIGQGSNTVIAQIAAEALGVPVGSLRLVGPDTALTPDAGKTSASRQTFVTGRAAEAAGRSLRATVLRLANAGEGARIGFGGGMVRVSEGGTVREIALAGLPVDGFGYALSAEESYDPPTVALDADGQGSPYAVYGYGAQMVELAVDPQLGTVKLLKITAAHDLGRAINPTLAEGQIEGGIAQGIGLALMEEYIAGRTENLHDYLIPTTGDVPPVESLIVEVPDPEGPYGAKGLGEHVLIPTAPAILNAIRDATGAEVTRLPALPHRVLAAMREAGR; encoded by the coding sequence GTGCTGCTGACGGTCAACGGGCGGTCCTGCGAGGTGTCGGCGGCGCCCGTGGCGCGGTTGTCAGAGGTGCTGCGTGAGGATCTGGGTCTGAAGGGCACCAAGGTGGGCTGCGATGCCGGGGATTGCGGTGCCTGCACCGTGCTGGTGGATGGCGCGCCGGTCTGTGCCTGCCTGACCCCGGTGGCGCGGGTGGCAGGGCGCGAGGTGCAGACGGTAGAGGCGGAGACGCCGGACCTGGCGCGGCTGCGCGCGGCCTTCCTGCGGCATGGCGCGGCGCAATGCGGCATCTGTTCGCCGGGGATGCTGATGACGGCGGCGGCGCTGCTGGCGCGGAACCCGGCGCCCACCGAGGCCGAGGCATCCGAGGCGCTGGGCGGGGTGCTGTGCCGTTGCACCGGATACCGCAAGATCATCGCGGCGGTGTGCGATGTGTCCGGGCTGGCGGTGCCGGCGGCGCCTGAGGCTGCGCCGGTCGGGCAGCGCGTGGTGCGGCTGGACGGGGCGGCGAAGGTGGCGGGCGACCTGTTCGGCGCGGATGTGGTGCCGGAAGGGGCGTTGGTGGTGAAGGCCCTGCGCTCGCCCCATGCTCATGCGGGCTTTGTCATCGGTGACTGGCGGGGCTGGGCCGAAGGGCGCGGCGTGGCGGGGGTGTTCACGGCGGCGGATATTCCGGGGCGCAATGCCTTTGGCGTGATCCCGCCCTTTGCCGACCAGCCGGCTTTGGCGGAAAGCCCCGCGCGGTTCCGGGGCGAGGCGGTGGCCTTGGTGGCGTTCGAGCCGGGGGCGGCGGCATCGCTGGACGGGTTTCCCGTCGATTGGGCGCCCTTGCCGGCGCTGCTGGACCCGGTGGAGGCCGAGGCGGGGGCGACGCTGCATCCGGGGCGGCCAGGCAACCTGCTGATCGAGGGCCGCGTGCGCAAGGGCGATGCGGGCACCGCGCTGGCGGCATCGGCCTTCGTGGTGGAAGGTGCGGTCGAGACGGCGTTCGTGGAGCATGCCTATATCGAGCCCGAGGCGGGGGCCGCCTGGATGGAGGGGGATATCCTCTGCATCCGTGCCTGCACCCAGGCGCCGGTGATGGACCGGGACGACACAGCGACGGTGTTGGGGCTGGCGCCGGAGCGGGTTCGGATCGTCCCTTCCGCCGTGGGGGGCGGCTTCGGGTCGAAGCTGGACGTGAGCTTGCAGCCGCTGATCGGGCTGGTGACGCTGAAGACCGGGCGGCCGTGCCGGATGGTTTATTCCCGGGGCGAGAGCATGGCGTCCACGACCAAGCGGCATCCGGCGCGGTTGCGGGGGCGGATCGGCTGCGATGCGTCTGGTCTGGTGACCGGGCTGGAGGTCGAGGGGGTGTTCAACACCGGGGCCTATGCGAGCTGGGGGCCGACGGTGGCGAACCGGGTGCCGGTGCATGTGACCGGGCCGTACTTTACGCCCGCTGTCAGTGCGCGGGCGCGGGCGGTGCATACGCATGGGCCGGTGGCCGGGGCCTTCCGCGGCTTTGGCGTGCCGCAGGCGGCGATCTGGCAGGAGACCTTGTACGACCGGTTGGCGGATGCGGCGGGGATCGACCGGCTTGAGTTCCGGCTGCGCAATGCGCTGCGCGACGGGCAGGCAAGCGCCACGGGGCAAGTGATGCGGGCCGTGGGGATCGAGGCTTGCCTGAGGGCGCTGAAGCCGCACTGGCTGCGGGCGCGGACGGAGGCGGCGGGGGTGCCGGGGCGCGGGGTGGGCGTGGCCTCCTGCTGGTATGGTTGCGGGAATACGGCGCTGCCCAACCCGTCCACCATCCGGATCGGCGTGACCGGGGCGGGCGAGGTGGTGCTGCACCAGGGCGCCACCGACATCGGGCAGGGGTCGAACACGGTGATCGCCCAGATCGCGGCGGAGGCCTTGGGCGTGCCGGTGGGATCCTTGCGGTTGGTGGGGCCGGACACGGCGCTGACGCCGGATGCGGGCAAGACCTCGGCCAGCCGGCAGACCTTCGTGACAGGGCGGGCGGCCGAGGCGGCGGGGCGAAGCCTGCGGGCGACGGTTCTGCGGCTGGCCAATGCCGGTGAAGGCGCGCGGATCGGCTTTGGCGGCGGCATGGTGCGGGTGAGCGAGGGCGGCACGGTGCGGGAGATCGCGCTGGCGGGGCTGCCGGTGGATGGCTTCGGCTATGCCCTGTCGGCTGAGGAAAGCTATGATCCGCCGACGGTGGCGCTGGACGCGGACGGGCAGGGGTCTCCCTATGCGGTCTATGGTTATGGGGCGCAGATGGTGGAACTGGCGGTGGACCCGCAGCTCGGCACGGTGAAGCTGCTGAAGATCACTGCGGCGCATGACCTGGGGCGCGCGATCAACCCGACGCTGGCCGAAGGGCAGATCGAGGGCGGGATCGCGCAGGGCATTGGGCTGGCGCTGATGGAGGAATACATTGCCGGGCGGACCGAGAACCTGCACGACTACCTGATCCCGACCACGGGCGATGTGCCGCCGGTCGAAAGCCTGATCGTCGAGGTGCCCGACCCTGAGGGGCCCTACGGTGCCAAGGGGCTGGGGGAACATGTGCTGATCCCGACCGCGCCGGCGATCCTGAACGCGATCCGCGATGCGACGGGGGCAGAGGTCACGCGGCTTCCGGCGCTGCCGCACCGGGTGCTGGCGGCGATGCGGGAGGCGGGGCGATGA